The following coding sequences are from one Paracoccus alcaliphilus window:
- the tpiA gene encoding triose-phosphate isomerase produces MAPRKLAAGNWKMNGDLAALAEIDAMLEAAAASECEVLLCPPAPLIQAMKARIGEGSIAVGGQDCHASVSGAHTGDVSAMLLRDVGADYVILGHSERRADHGESDADVAAKAVATHEAGLTAIICVGETEAQRDSDETLNVIAAQLAGSLPTGATAANTVIAYEPVWAIGTGRTPTTGQIAEVHALMRDKLRGVIADADDVRLLYGGSVKPGNATEIFAIANVDGALVGGASLKATDFGPIMAALSAA; encoded by the coding sequence ATGGCACCGCGCAAACTTGCTGCAGGAAACTGGAAGATGAATGGCGATCTGGCGGCATTGGCCGAGATCGATGCCATGCTGGAAGCCGCGGCGGCTTCGGAATGCGAGGTGCTGCTCTGCCCGCCCGCGCCATTGATCCAGGCGATGAAAGCACGGATCGGCGAAGGCTCCATTGCCGTTGGTGGTCAGGACTGCCATGCCTCGGTTTCCGGGGCCCATACCGGCGATGTGTCGGCGATGCTTCTGCGGGATGTCGGGGCGGATTACGTCATCCTGGGTCATTCGGAACGGCGCGCCGATCACGGAGAATCCGATGCCGATGTCGCGGCCAAGGCTGTTGCCACCCATGAGGCCGGGCTGACCGCCATCATCTGTGTGGGCGAAACCGAAGCACAGCGCGACAGCGATGAGACCCTGAATGTGATAGCCGCGCAACTGGCCGGATCTCTGCCCACTGGGGCGACCGCGGCCAATACTGTCATCGCCTATGAGCCCGTCTGGGCGATCGGCACTGGCCGCACCCCCACCACGGGACAGATCGCCGAGGTTCACGCGCTGATGCGCGACAAGCTGCGGGGCGTGATCGCGGATGCCGATGATGTGCGGCTGCTCTATGGTGGCAGCGTGAAACCCGGCAACGCGACCGAAATCTTTGCCATCGCCAATGTGGATGGCGCACTGGTGGGTGGTGCAAGCCTCAAGGCCACTGATTTCGGGCCGATCATGGCCGCACTGTCGGCAGCCTGA